The following proteins are encoded in a genomic region of bacterium:
- a CDS encoding ornithine cyclodeaminase family protein, translated as MSDILYLSREDVETVNLSMGEIIDALERMFREKGEGKVEMPPKPGIHPLPDAFIHAMPAYIPSLGSAGMKWVSGYPQNQKKGLPYISGLLILNDPETGFPIAVMDCTWITAMRTGAASAVAAKYLARKDSTTLGILACGVQGRANLEAVSCVFDLKQVKAFDLYPEVARSFVRDMEKRLGIEIEVVSTPEEAVKGLDIVVTSGPILRKPTPVIEPGWLKQGGFASPVDFDSYWQGAALGEADKLATDDIRQMEYYRKEGYFSETPHAYADLGEIVAGKKPARESEHERNICINLGIALDDMAVAITVYSKARSSGIGTLLPL; from the coding sequence ATGTCTGATATTCTGTATCTGTCACGGGAGGATGTGGAAACGGTCAATCTCTCCATGGGTGAGATCATCGACGCGCTGGAGAGGATGTTCCGGGAAAAGGGCGAAGGTAAGGTCGAAATGCCCCCGAAACCGGGGATACATCCGCTGCCCGATGCATTTATCCATGCGATGCCCGCGTATATACCGAGTCTCGGTTCGGCTGGAATGAAATGGGTGTCCGGCTACCCGCAGAACCAGAAAAAGGGGCTTCCCTATATCAGCGGTCTTCTCATTCTGAACGACCCGGAAACAGGATTCCCGATTGCGGTCATGGACTGCACATGGATCACCGCGATGCGTACAGGAGCGGCTTCGGCTGTCGCGGCAAAATACCTTGCCCGGAAAGACAGTACGACCTTGGGCATTCTTGCCTGCGGTGTCCAGGGCAGGGCGAATCTCGAAGCGGTGAGCTGTGTTTTCGACCTTAAACAAGTCAAGGCATTTGATCTCTACCCGGAGGTTGCACGTTCATTCGTCCGTGATATGGAGAAACGGCTCGGTATCGAAATCGAGGTTGTCAGTACGCCTGAGGAAGCGGTAAAGGGTCTCGATATCGTGGTGACGAGCGGACCGATTCTCAGGAAACCCACGCCTGTCATCGAGCCGGGCTGGCTCAAACAGGGCGGATTTGCAAGTCCGGTCGACTTCGATTCGTACTGGCAGGGAGCCGCGCTCGGTGAAGCAGACAAGCTCGCCACCGATGATATCCGTCAGATGGAATACTACCGTAAGGAAGGATATTTCAGCGAGACTCCCCATGCATATGCCGACCTCGGTGAAATCGTGGCCGGAAAAAAACCTGCCAGGGAATCGGAACATGAACGGAATATATGCATCAATCTCGGTATCGCGCTCGATGATATGGCTGTGGCGATAACTGTCTATTCGAAAGCCCGCTCTTCGGGTATCGGTACCCTACTGCCTCTGTAA
- a CDS encoding heparinase II/III-family protein, whose protein sequence is MKVFAVLIMSCMLVFAAARDISADTALEPFSYRQDFETRELSAWASYPLWQDTAYDPNIRVNTMVPGDPNIALVQKVTPYTNVDNYAGAQKELDMYFVPGSTVSLRYYLKTELRPEYIKVRLAAGPDKKVDVTIPDPPTNRWVPVALSYNDFIRENPRLAGRDRIKVNALAVLAKFPDADPAMPIFFGLDDITVKGARALAFQFAEPKVFKLSEWKPYIPDRHYNAGDTFTLRGNWPLDVNRVSLTVKLFTDSTKTVYSGELKKKGDEWGTSFRLSFPEGLYHAVLEAFKGGERLSDTEFTIYIAPKNIGGSHPRLWFDAEKKKNWVDARLKTDRFKSVYDSIVKQAQSSRSETPLDKVVFDIDQFPDEDWIPTLRGWSSARIHTWRSAFYSNALAYAFAGDREAGIYAKDMMVKISSFPYILHPWMVKRGRHIYYPVGEFGMDMAMAYDLTYDLMSDTERKAVRDGMMRFIVLGCHQGYVEDDLVTSNTSNWVAHITGGSLMCQAAMYGDGPDVAQLEPYFTGAILKDYDLIQKVTDRDGAYGEGYGYYNFSMLSWSKSLPAVGNVFRVDMSGKLNGSYKETVWAGIVKDKKAFYFGDSGENLRPLTNFAWMLPKYKDPLLGWFYNFMKEGETFMDVLYETKDVSQDDPFDENPVMVFRDVGTTVFKSGWNPDDFVFVLRTGPFVNHQHIDQGSFWLADRGGIFIEERHGSTYYEDPLYQPWYTQPVGHSTILINGNHQSQRVGDLLWHVDGFDDYAFINQFLDGKNAAFTSGDIGRLYWGKVKCLRRNVLYLKPRTLLMLDTAVPGDRDVDVTLLFQTNYLDDITAGDTVSAITLHDKLKLIEDPEKMRGEVVKTTKTPTSEKTLNIRHLYPDHLDVRAVETPHYLYTLQNEKPLRREGMLTVTARTDRVPLVMANLLSTDDVVEPDVVTVKGDGCISGTIRGAKFAFATRPGCIYTAGDIATDALAVTWDDSSVFAALCTSLLRNGTVLIESSAPITCETGGNGYTYCLSCESSVAFGAAARPSAVTVNGKPVKDFSYDAERKIVRMKLPAGEGEVTVGK, encoded by the coding sequence ATGAAAGTATTCGCTGTTCTGATTATGTCATGCATGCTTGTATTCGCGGCTGCACGGGATATTTCCGCCGATACCGCGCTCGAGCCGTTTTCCTACCGTCAGGATTTCGAGACCAGGGAGCTGTCGGCATGGGCTTCGTATCCCCTCTGGCAGGATACTGCATACGATCCCAACATACGGGTGAATACCATGGTGCCCGGCGATCCCAACATAGCGCTCGTCCAGAAAGTCACTCCCTATACGAATGTGGACAATTACGCGGGCGCACAGAAAGAGCTCGATATGTATTTCGTGCCCGGTTCGACCGTTTCCCTGAGGTACTATCTGAAAACGGAGCTCCGCCCTGAATACATCAAGGTGAGGCTTGCCGCCGGACCGGATAAAAAGGTGGATGTTACCATACCCGACCCTCCGACCAACCGCTGGGTGCCGGTTGCGCTCTCGTACAATGATTTTATCCGTGAGAATCCCCGTCTCGCAGGCCGTGACAGGATAAAGGTGAATGCTCTCGCGGTGCTTGCGAAATTTCCGGATGCCGATCCCGCGATGCCCATATTTTTCGGCCTTGACGATATTACGGTCAAGGGCGCGAGAGCACTGGCATTCCAGTTCGCCGAGCCGAAGGTGTTCAAGCTCTCCGAATGGAAGCCATACATACCCGACAGGCACTATAATGCCGGCGACACGTTCACGCTCCGGGGGAACTGGCCACTCGATGTGAACCGCGTTTCCCTGACCGTAAAGTTGTTTACCGACAGCACGAAAACGGTGTATTCCGGCGAGCTGAAGAAAAAAGGCGACGAATGGGGCACTTCGTTTCGGCTGTCTTTCCCGGAAGGGCTGTATCATGCAGTGCTCGAAGCCTTCAAGGGCGGCGAACGGCTTTCCGACACCGAATTTACGATCTACATAGCCCCGAAAAACATCGGGGGCAGCCATCCGCGCCTCTGGTTCGATGCCGAAAAGAAGAAGAATTGGGTCGATGCCCGCCTCAAGACAGACCGTTTCAAATCGGTATACGATTCTATTGTCAAACAGGCTCAATCATCCCGCAGCGAAACCCCGCTCGACAAGGTCGTGTTCGATATCGACCAGTTCCCCGATGAAGACTGGATTCCGACCCTCCGGGGCTGGTCGAGCGCGAGAATTCACACATGGCGTTCTGCATTCTATAGCAATGCGCTCGCATACGCCTTCGCCGGCGACCGTGAGGCGGGTATATATGCAAAAGACATGATGGTGAAAATCAGCTCGTTTCCCTATATCCTTCATCCCTGGATGGTCAAGCGGGGGAGGCATATCTACTATCCGGTCGGTGAATTCGGCATGGACATGGCTATGGCCTATGACCTGACGTACGATCTTATGAGCGACACCGAGCGTAAGGCTGTCCGCGACGGCATGATGCGGTTCATCGTTCTCGGTTGCCACCAGGGATATGTGGAGGACGACCTCGTTACCTCGAACACCTCGAACTGGGTTGCCCATATCACCGGCGGGTCGCTCATGTGCCAGGCCGCGATGTACGGCGACGGCCCCGATGTCGCACAGCTCGAACCGTACTTTACGGGCGCCATATTGAAAGATTACGATCTCATCCAGAAAGTCACCGACCGTGACGGTGCTTACGGCGAAGGATACGGGTACTACAATTTCTCGATGCTCTCGTGGTCGAAGAGTCTTCCGGCAGTGGGAAATGTGTTCAGGGTCGATATGTCGGGGAAGCTTAACGGGTCATATAAAGAAACTGTCTGGGCGGGAATCGTCAAGGACAAAAAGGCCTTCTATTTCGGCGATTCGGGAGAAAACCTGCGACCTCTAACCAACTTTGCGTGGATGCTGCCCAAATACAAGGATCCGCTGCTCGGGTGGTTTTATAACTTCATGAAGGAAGGCGAAACCTTCATGGATGTGCTCTACGAAACAAAGGATGTGTCTCAGGACGATCCGTTCGACGAGAATCCAGTCATGGTGTTCAGGGATGTGGGCACCACGGTGTTCAAGAGCGGCTGGAATCCCGATGATTTCGTATTTGTTCTGCGTACCGGACCTTTTGTCAACCACCAGCATATCGACCAGGGATCGTTCTGGCTCGCCGACCGCGGCGGGATATTCATCGAGGAGCGTCACGGCAGCACCTATTACGAGGATCCCCTCTATCAGCCATGGTATACCCAGCCGGTCGGTCATTCGACCATCCTTATCAACGGAAATCACCAGAGCCAGCGTGTGGGTGACCTCCTCTGGCATGTGGACGGATTCGATGACTATGCCTTCATCAACCAGTTTCTTGACGGAAAGAACGCCGCTTTCACCTCGGGAGATATCGGACGTCTCTACTGGGGGAAGGTTAAGTGCCTGAGACGGAATGTCCTGTATCTCAAGCCCCGGACACTGCTCATGCTCGATACTGCGGTCCCCGGCGACCGTGATGTCGATGTGACGCTTCTTTTCCAGACGAACTATCTTGACGATATAACGGCCGGTGACACGGTTTCGGCCATCACCCTCCACGACAAGCTCAAGCTCATCGAAGACCCGGAGAAAATGCGCGGCGAAGTGGTTAAAACCACAAAAACGCCAACAAGCGAAAAGACACTCAACATCAGGCACCTGTATCCGGATCACCTCGATGTGAGAGCGGTCGAAACACCGCACTATCTCTATACTCTCCAGAACGAGAAACCCCTGAGAAGAGAGGGTATGCTCACGGTAACCGCCCGTACCGACCGGGTGCCGCTTGTCATGGCGAATCTCCTGTCCACCGATGACGTGGTTGAGCCGGACGTTGTTACCGTTAAAGGCGACGGTTGCATATCCGGCACGATCCGGGGAGCGAAATTCGCGTTTGCAACCCGGCCTGGTTGTATCTATACTGCCGGGGATATTGCAACCGATGCACTGGCAGTGACATGGGACGATTCGAGTGTCTTCGCCGCGCTCTGTACATCGCTTCTCAGGAATGGAACGGTGTTGATCGAATCATCCGCGCCGATAACGTGCGAGACAGGGGGAAACGGTTATACATACTGTCTCTCATGTGAAAGCAGTGTCGCTTTCGGAGCTGCCGCCCGGCCATCTGCTGTAACCGTTAACGGGAAACCGGTGAAAGATTTCAGCTACGATGCCGAGCGAAAAATTGTACGCATGAAGCTTCCCGCCGGAGAGGGGGAAGTGACAGTCGGAAAGTAA
- a CDS encoding heparinase II/III-family protein: protein MKTCLCAAVVLVLLGAMSIITVHADESLESFTYAENFETQELQAWASYPLWQDTAYDPNFRVGMIVPGDPNISIVQKVTPYTNVDTYAGAQKKLDMYMTPGVTISLRFYLKSNLPVEFLKIRLAAGDDGKVDYTITDPATNRWEWITVSYNDLILENPRLAGKKAVPVYALAVLVKIPDADPEMPFYLGLDDITFKGARAVHFKFAEPVMHKLSEWAPYIPDRHYRKGETFTVRGQWPLDADRATITVTPFTERTKEVYTAELRKKGNEWSAAFTLSFPEGLYHADLRAYDGKKILSGTECTFYIAPENLGRNHPRVWFDSEGKKRVEARLKSERFKQVADNILKQARDTRENNPLDSIIFEIDQFNTVLHTGNQLPSIYPWFDRLRVWRQGVYYSAFAYGLLGDNEAGEYGKNLMIKLGAFPYWLHPWFIERGRHIYYPIGEFGMELAVGYDLLYDLMSENERKIIRDAMMKNVVVGCHKGYVEDNLVTNNTSNWVAHITGGSLMCQAAIYGDDTGLGDLEPYFTGAILKDYDLIQKVFDSDGSQGEGYGYYDFSMYSWSYSLPAVENVFKIDMSGKIDRSYAELIWAGIVKKKKAFFFGDSDSEITELTNWAWLLDKYKDPQLGWLYNFLKYDVSYGPETKTADAPSAKNARETFMDALYETWDVPKKPPFDEPPVRVFRDVGITVFKSGWEPDDFVFVMHTGAFYNHQHLDQGSFWLSDRGSSFIEERHGASYYTDPLYQSWYTQPIGHSTILIDHNHQSQRVGDPLEMAKGFDDYAFLYHFLDGKSAAFSSGDIGRLYWGKVKEMRRNVLYLKPRTLLMIDTVIPEDNDVDVTLLYQTPFLKNIAAGNDLSGITIDGKTLNIAHLCPEQREIAAVETPHYTETLMNEKPLEREGMLTVTSRTTGVPLVLANILKTTDGGKPDIQAVKGGNCMYGSIDGVPFAFSTRPGAVYHFGSLDTDACAITEQGATVFAAVCTTLSRDSGLLLDAKKPVTCEIGERTVKYYHRTTGTVALGAGSRPSQVILNGKRVTEWTYDLERKACIIELPAGEGTVVFQ, encoded by the coding sequence ATGAAAACCTGCCTGTGTGCCGCTGTTGTGCTCGTACTATTAGGAGCGATGTCAATTATTACGGTTCATGCCGATGAATCTCTGGAATCTTTTACGTATGCGGAAAACTTTGAAACGCAGGAGCTTCAGGCCTGGGCGTCATATCCTCTCTGGCAGGATACGGCGTATGATCCCAATTTCAGGGTCGGGATGATCGTCCCCGGCGATCCGAACATTTCCATCGTTCAGAAGGTTACCCCTTATACCAATGTCGATACCTATGCCGGCGCTCAGAAAAAACTCGACATGTATATGACTCCGGGGGTGACCATTTCACTCAGATTCTATCTCAAGTCAAATCTTCCCGTGGAGTTTCTGAAAATACGCCTCGCCGCGGGTGACGACGGCAAAGTAGACTATACAATCACCGATCCCGCAACAAACCGATGGGAATGGATAACCGTTTCATATAATGACCTCATTCTTGAGAATCCACGGCTTGCCGGGAAGAAAGCTGTTCCGGTATATGCCCTCGCGGTACTGGTGAAAATCCCCGATGCGGACCCGGAAATGCCGTTCTATCTCGGTCTTGACGATATAACGTTCAAAGGCGCCCGGGCCGTGCATTTCAAGTTTGCCGAACCTGTCATGCACAAGCTTTCGGAGTGGGCGCCGTATATTCCCGACAGACATTATCGGAAAGGGGAAACCTTTACGGTAAGGGGACAGTGGCCGCTCGATGCGGACAGAGCGACCATTACGGTGACGCCGTTTACCGAACGCACGAAGGAAGTGTACACTGCGGAACTGCGAAAGAAGGGAAATGAATGGTCAGCGGCTTTTACGCTGTCATTTCCCGAGGGTCTCTACCATGCGGATCTCCGGGCATATGACGGTAAGAAAATACTTTCCGGGACCGAATGTACGTTCTACATAGCTCCGGAGAATCTCGGCCGGAACCATCCCCGTGTATGGTTTGATTCCGAGGGAAAGAAACGCGTCGAAGCCCGTCTTAAAAGCGAGCGTTTCAAACAGGTCGCCGATAATATCCTCAAACAGGCCCGTGACACCCGTGAGAATAATCCCCTCGATTCAATCATCTTCGAGATCGACCAGTTCAATACGGTCCTTCACACGGGTAATCAACTGCCCTCGATTTATCCCTGGTTCGACCGTCTCAGAGTCTGGAGACAGGGAGTCTATTACAGTGCGTTTGCGTACGGTCTCCTCGGCGACAACGAGGCGGGAGAGTACGGGAAAAATCTCATGATCAAACTGGGTGCGTTCCCATACTGGCTCCACCCCTGGTTCATCGAGCGGGGCCGTCACATATACTATCCCATCGGTGAGTTTGGCATGGAGCTCGCCGTTGGATACGACCTCCTCTATGATCTCATGAGTGAAAACGAGCGGAAAATTATCCGGGACGCCATGATGAAGAATGTCGTTGTCGGCTGCCACAAAGGATATGTGGAGGACAATCTCGTCACGAACAACACCTCGAACTGGGTGGCTCATATCACCGGCGGCTCGCTCATGTGCCAGGCAGCCATATACGGTGACGATACGGGACTCGGCGACCTCGAACCGTATTTCACCGGCGCCATACTGAAAGATTACGATCTTATCCAGAAAGTATTTGACAGTGACGGCTCGCAAGGAGAGGGGTACGGGTATTACGATTTTTCCATGTATTCCTGGTCGTATTCGCTGCCGGCTGTCGAGAATGTTTTCAAAATCGATATGTCCGGGAAGATCGACCGTTCATATGCGGAACTCATCTGGGCGGGAATCGTGAAGAAGAAAAAAGCCTTCTTTTTCGGCGATTCCGACAGCGAAATCACGGAGCTGACCAACTGGGCGTGGCTGCTTGACAAATACAAGGACCCGCAGCTCGGATGGCTGTACAATTTCCTGAAATACGATGTATCATACGGGCCTGAAACAAAAACTGCCGATGCACCCTCCGCGAAGAACGCCAGAGAAACTTTCATGGATGCCCTCTACGAGACATGGGATGTTCCGAAGAAACCTCCGTTCGACGAGCCTCCCGTCAGGGTATTCCGCGATGTGGGGATCACCGTGTTCAAGAGCGGATGGGAACCGGACGATTTTGTGTTCGTCATGCATACCGGGGCATTCTACAACCACCAGCACCTTGACCAGGGATCGTTCTGGCTCTCCGACCGTGGCAGCAGTTTTATCGAGGAACGTCACGGCGCCTCCTACTATACCGATCCGCTCTATCAATCATGGTATACGCAGCCCATCGGCCATTCCACCATTCTCATCGACCATAACCACCAGAGCCAGCGCGTGGGTGATCCGCTCGAAATGGCGAAAGGGTTCGATGATTATGCGTTTCTGTATCATTTTCTCGATGGGAAATCGGCTGCCTTTTCGTCCGGCGACATCGGACGGCTCTACTGGGGGAAGGTGAAGGAAATGAGGCGTAATGTCCTCTATCTCAAACCCCGCACGCTCCTGATGATCGATACGGTCATACCGGAGGATAATGATGTCGATGTCACCCTCCTGTACCAGACGCCGTTCCTGAAAAATATTGCCGCAGGAAATGATTTGTCGGGAATCACCATTGACGGCAAAACACTCAATATTGCGCACCTCTGTCCCGAACAGCGTGAGATTGCCGCGGTGGAAACTCCTCATTACACCGAAACGCTCATGAATGAAAAGCCCCTCGAACGCGAGGGCATGCTGACCGTGACATCGAGAACAACAGGCGTTCCCCTCGTTCTGGCCAATATTCTGAAAACGACGGACGGCGGTAAACCCGACATACAGGCAGTGAAAGGAGGAAACTGCATGTACGGTTCGATCGACGGTGTTCCGTTCGCTTTTTCAACGCGGCCCGGCGCGGTTTACCATTTCGGTTCGCTCGATACCGATGCCTGTGCGATTACCGAACAAGGCGCGACAGTTTTCGCGGCTGTGTGTACGACGCTTTCCCGTGACAGCGGCCTCCTGCTCGATGCGAAGAAACCGGTAACCTGCGAAATCGGTGAAAGAACTGTGAAGTACTATCACCGCACCACCGGTACAGTCGCGCTGGGTGCGGGATCGCGGCCATCGCAGGTTATCCTGAATGGCAAACGGGTGACGGAATGGACATATGATCTTGAAAGAAAGGCGTGTATCATCGAACTGCCCGCCGGTGAAGGAACGGTGGTGTTTCAATAG